CCTACGCCGACAAGATCAACCGCGTCGGGATTCGCGTGCAGGACCTGTACGACGAGTCGATCCTGACCCAGAAGGTCGAAGCCGCCCTCGACGTCAAGAACCAGATACTCACCAAGCTGTACAACCGGCGCGCGATCGCCGTCGACCAGGTGGTCGAGGAGCTGCTGGGCTACGCCGCGAAGATCGAGCCGTACGTCGCCGACACGGTGCTCGTGCTCAATCAGGCGCTGGAGCAGGACAAGGTCGTCCTCTTCGAGGGCGGCCAGGGCACGCTCCTCGACATCGACCACGGCACGTATCCCTTCGTGACGTCCAGCAACCCCACGGCGGGCGGTGCGTGCACCGGCGCGGGCGTCGGCCCGACGAAGATCAGCCGGGTCATCGGCATCCTGAAGGCGTACACGACCCGTGTCGGCGCGGGTCCGTTCCCGACGGAGCTCTTCGACGAGGACGGCGAGGCGCTGCGGAGGATCGGTGGCGAGCGGGGTGTCACCACCGGCCGTGACCGTCGCTGCGGCTGGTTCGACGCGGTGATCGCCCGTTACGCCACCCGCGTCAACGGCCTCACCGACTTCTTCCTCACCAAGCTCGACGTCCTCACCGGCTGGGAGGAGATCCCGGTCTGCGTGGCCTACGAGATCGACGGCAAGCGCGTCGAGGAGCTCCCGTACTCGCAGAGCGACTTCCACCACGCGAAGCCGGTCTACGAGACCCTCCCGGGCTGGTCGGAGGACATCACGAAGGCGAAGACCTTCGCCGACCTGCCGAAGAACGCCCAGGACTACGTCAAGGCGCTGGAGGAGATGTCCGGCGCTCCGATCTCCGCGATCGGTGTCGGTCCGGGGCGGGACGAGACGATCGAGATCAACTCGTTCGTCTAGGGACAGGCCGGGTCAGCGACTCGTTCGTCCCGTCGCGGACAACTTCATGACATGCCTGTGCCCCTGGCCGCCGACATCGGCCAGGGACACAGGTGTCTCTACGGGGCTAGCGTGACGTCAGCCTCCACAGGTGGTCCGCGGTGCCGTTGTCGCTCCACTGGAGGACCTGGGCGCCGGGGGAGGTGCTCATCTGGTCCACGCCCAGCAGCAGCCCGCTGTTGTAGTTGGCGATCTTGTAGAAGCCGTCGCGGGCCGGGATCAGTTGCCAGACGTGGTCGGCGGTGCCGTTGTCGCCCCAGATCAGGGCCTTGGCGCCGTCGGCCGTACTCATGGTGTCGGACAGGGGGCTTCAGGAGGTGGGCAGCCAGACGCGCATGCTGCCGTTCTCGCGGTTGGCCCACGCGTAGTAGGGGATGGCGGTCAGCTCGACGAGTTCGCCGTCCTGTCGGCGGGGGCTTGCGTCGTCGGCGGGGCCGTACGGCCACCAGCCCGCGTCCGGGACGCCCCGCCGCCTGCCCGCCGCCACGACCGTGGTGACGCCGCCCAGCAGGTCCGGGCGGTGCTTCACGGCGAGCGGGCGGGTGGTGTCGATCACGATGTCGTCCAGGCCGCCGCCGGGGTGGTCGGCCCCTTCCAGGCAGTGGACGAGGGGCCCGCGTTCGATGGCCACGCAGCCGCGTACGGCGTCCACGCGGGGATCGGCGGTGGTGAGGCGGGGTTCGAGGGCGAGCTCCAGGACGACCTTGTCTCCGGGGGCCCAGGTGCGGTGCAGGCGCAGCCAGCCGTCGGCGACGGGACCGTCGTACGTCTCCTCCCCGCACCGCACCCGGAACTCCCGGCACCACTGCGGGATGCGCAGGGAGAGCGTCCAGGGGCGGTCGGTCGGGGTGTCCTCGACGGTGAGGGCGATGGTGCCGTGCCAGGGGTAGTCGGTCTCGGCACCGATGACGGCGAGGTCGCTTTCGTACCGGCCGGTGACGTACTGGTGGATCTGCAGTCCGTCGTCGTCGCTGCTCGCCAGGTAGTGCTCCAGGGAGGCCAGCAGCCGCATGACGTTCGGCGGGCAGCAGGCGCAGCGGAACCAGCGGGTGCGGCGGGCCGACTTGTCGCCGCCGGGGTCGGTGTGCCCGTCGCGGATCTGGAGCGGGTTGACGTACAGCCAGCGCTCGCCGTCCAGCGACACCCCGGCCAGGAAACCGTTGTAGAGGGTGCGCTCGATCAGGTCGGAGTAGCGGGCCTCGCCGGTGAGCAGGGCCATGCGCCAGCTCCACTGGACGGAGGCGATGGCGGCACAGGTCTCGCAGTAGGCGCGTTCGTTGGGCAGCTCGTACGGGTCGCCGAAGTCCTCCCCGGAGTGGTGGGCGCCGAGCCCGCCGGTGAGGTGGGTCTTCGTGGTGGCCATGGCGTGCCACAACCGTTCGGCAGCGGCCCGGAGTTCCTCGTCCCCGGTCTCGGTGGCGAGATCGGCGGCCGCGGCCAGCAGGTACAGCTGTCGTACGGCGTGACCCTCGACGTTCGTGGCCTCGCGGACGGGGACGCGGTCCTGGCAGTAGGCCTCGCCGCCGAGCAGTCCGTGGCCGTGCCGGTCGACGAAGTAGGCGGCGAGGTCGAGGTAGCGGCGCTCGCCGGTCTCGCGGTGGAGCTCGACGAGGGCGGTCTCGATCTCGGGGTGCCCGTCGATGCCGTCGATGGGTTTCCCACTCCCGGGCGGACCGAAGACGGAATCGACATGATCGGCGAACTTCCGGGCCACATCGAGGAGTTCGGGCCGTCCCGTGGCCCGGTGATGTGCCACGGCGGCCTGGATCAGATGCCCCGCGCAGTACAGCTCGTGCCCCCACCGCAGGTCCTGGTACCGCTCGCCGCCCTTGACCACCTGGAACCAGGTGTTGAGGTAGCCGTCGGGCTGCTGGGCCTCGGCGACGAGGGCGATGAGCCGGTCGACGTGGGCGCGGAGGTCCCCGGCGGGCTCCTGGGCGAGCTGCCAGGAGGCGGCCTCCAGCCACTTGTAGACGTCGGTGTCCACGAAGGGGTACGCGCCCTGGAACTCACCCTCGGCCGTGCCCGCCGCGAGCCGCAGGTTGTGCAGATTGCCCGCGGACTCCAGCAGTTCGGGGCCCTGCGGGAGGGAGGTACGTGTGTTGACCTCGCGGCGGGTGTGCCAGAAGCCCGCGGTGATGCCGGCGGTGGCCGGCCGCAGCGCGGCGCGGGCGTCCGGGCCGAGACGGACCGGGCCCGTCGGGGGCAGGGCGGAGTGTGTGCGGGGCATGGTTCTCCGAGGGCCTTGGGATGCACTGGGATGCACTGAGCTGGAAGGGGCTGGAACGAGCTGGAAGGGGCTGGAAGGGGCTGGAACGGCTTTTGAGCAACCGTTTTCCTGACGAGAAAGTAGAGGGCAACGGCCAAGTCAGGTCAAGGGCTGCGACAGCATATTTTTCTGATTTCTCACTGACTGGCGCTCGCCCCCGGCGGGTGCCACGATGTTGGGCACTCCTGCCGAGAAGGAAAAGGTTTGCTCGTGACGTCAGCCGCAGCTGCTCCAGGCTCTCCAGGCTCTTCCCCCGCCGGCCGGGCCCGTCTCGCCGACGTCGCCGCGCTCGCGGGCGTCAGCGTGGGCACGGCCTCGAAGGCGCTCAACGGCGGCGGACGGATGCGCCCGGAAACCCGTCAGCGGGTGCTGGACGCCGTGGCGACGCTCGGCTTCCGCCCCAACCAGCACGCCCAGAGCCTGCACACCGGCCGCAGTTGGACGGTCGGCCTGATGACGACGGACGGCATCGGACGCTTCAGCACCCCGGTGCTCCTCGGCGCCGAGGACGCGCTCGGCGCCGGCAAGATCTCGGTCCTGCTGTGCGACACGCGCGGCGACGCGATCCGGGAACAGCACCACCTGCGCAACCTCATCGACCGCCGCGTGGACGGCATCATCGTCACCGGTCGCCGCACGGACCCGCGCTCGCCGCTGACCGGCATCAGCGGCCTGGAGGCGATCCCGGTCGTCTACGCGCTCTCCCCCTCCACGGACCTGGCCGACACGTCCGTGGTCTCCGACGACCGGGGCGGCGCCCAACTGGCCGTCGAACACCTCCTGTCCGCCGGCCGCACCCGCTTCGCCCACGTCACCGGCCCCGAACACCACGCCGCCGCCCGCGACCGGGCCCGCCATGGGGTGGAGCACCTGGAAGGCGCGGGGTTCGGTTTGTCCACCGGCCGGGTCCACTTCGGCGAGTGGAGCGAGGCCTGGGGCCGCCGCGCCGCCGACGCGGTCCTGCGTACGGCCCCGGACACGGACGCGTTCTTCTGCGGCAACGACCAGATAGCCCGAGGCGTCGCGGACACACTCCGCGAGCGCGGCGTGAACGTCCCCGGCGACATCGCGATCGTCGGCTACGACAACTGGGACACCATGGCCCTGGCCTCCCGCCCACCCCTCACCACAATCGACATGAGCCTCGCGGAGATCGGCCGCATCGCGGCACTACGGCTCCTGGAAGCGATCGACGCGGAGGGCCCGGCGCCGGGGATGCATACGGTGCCGTGTCGGTTGGTGGTGCGGGAGTCGACGTGAGGGTGGGGGCAGCTTAGGGGGTTGCTCGGGGTTTGGCTCAGGGGGTGGCTTCAGCGGGCGCCTGCTGATGACGTGACCGTTGGCCACTCGCTTCTCGGCCAGTGTCGTGCTTCCGCGACCCGAGTAAAGGGCGCTCCGCGTCGCCTTCGGCGATCGGCCTACGGCCGACCCTTGACTCGGCTCGCTCCAGCACGGGTGAGAAGCGAGCGAGCGGCCCGGAGGAGAGCGGGGGGCCAGGTGGGTGGGCCCTTCGGGTCGGTTGGGGGGGGTGGGCCGGGGTTCGGGGGCGCGATCGCGCCTCGCCAGCACGCCGGGTGGGCTCAGCGGCGAACGGTGAGTGGGCGGCTGGTGGGGGCGCACCGGCCGGGCGGGGGCACGCCGGGCCGGCTTAGCGGCGTGCGGTGGGTGGGTGGTGGCGGTGCGCGCTGGCCGGGTGGGGTACGCCGGGTGGGCTTAGCGGCGTATGGCCGGTGGGCGGCTGGGGGGCGCGTCGGTTGGGTGGTGGCACGCCGGGCGGGCTCAGCGGATGGCGGCCGGTGGGTGGCTGTGGGGGGCACCTGCCAGGTGGGGGCACGCCGGGTCGGCTTGGCGACTGATGGCCGGTGGGTGAAGGGAGGCGCCAGCGAGTGGCGGTACGCCTGGGCGCGGCGATCGCGGCGATCGCGACGAGGGCTCAGCGGATGGCGGCCCAGTGGACGATGCGAGAGTGCGCACCAGCGGGACCGACTGACCCCTCCGGCCCGACTCGGCGGCTACGACAGGTCGCACCGTCGGATATCTCGGGCACGGATCCAGTAATTGGCAGATCTGTTCCACCCCCACGGTCACCTGAGCTGGGGTTTTCCCTCGCAGGGGTGGAACAGATCTGCCAATTACTCCTCGAGCCACCCTCGCGGGCCGCCATCGGCTGGGCCGGCCCGGCGTGACGCCACCCGGCCGACGCGCCGCCAGCCGTCCACCGGCCGTACGCCGCTGAGCCCGCCCGGCGTGCCACCACCCAGCCGCCCACTCACCGTTCGCCGCTAAGCCGGCCCGGCGTGCCACCACCCAGCCAGCGCGCACCGCTACCGCCCACTCACCGTTCGCCGCTGAGCCCACCCGGCGTGCTGGCGAGGCGCGATCGCGCCCCCGAATGCCGGCCCGCCCCTCAACCGACCCGAGGGCCCACCCACCTGGCCCCCCGCTCTCCTCCGGGCCGCTCGCTCGCTTCTCACCCGTGCTGGAGCGAGGCGAGTCAAGGGTGGCCCGAAGGGCCATCGGCGCAGCCGACGCGGAGCGACAGCGGAGCGCCCTTTACTCGGGTCGTGGAAGCACGACACTGGCCGAGAAGCGAGTGGCCAACGGTCACTTCGTGGCGTACGTGAGGGCCGGGGCGGCATGTGAGGCGAACTCTGCAGCGCCCCGGTCCTCAACGGTTCTCAACGGCCTCACCTGGCCGCTGACTTGGCGTTACGCCCCACGAACCCGGACCACCGCGTCGCGCGCTTCCGCTGCGTGCCGCCCTTCACTCGACGGAGTGAAGAACGTGAACTTCCGCCTGGGAAACCCCGGTTCCGGCTTGCGTTCGTCGCTCTGTGTGCCCATAGGGTCACGCCAGCACAGAAACGCCCCCGCGGTGCGCCAACACCCGGGGGCTCGACACCAGGGGCGGCAGCCCCACCAGGAAGGCTGGCGCTCCCAATGCGCATTCATCGTACGACGCCCACGCGCTCCTCTTCCGTCTTCTCCAACGCTCTCCTCCGCGACCGGAGCATCTCCTGGTGTGCGGTCGGCGTACTGACGTACCTATTGAGCCTCCCGAACGAGGCCCTCGTCACCATCCGCCCGCTCGCGGACCGGCGCAAGGAGGGGCGGGCCCGGATCGCCGCCGCCCTGCATGAGCTGGAGGAATCCCGGTATCTGCAGCGGGTTGTGCACAAGATCCGGAAGAGACGGGCCAACTCTTCACCGTCTACGAGGTGTTCGACACTCTGTACGAGGACGAGCCACCGACGGGTGATTCTCAAGAGGCCCGGAACCTGGCCTCCGGCGAGTCGGAGATCGCCTCGCCGGGCGATCTCCCTTCGGGAGAAATGACCGGGGAGCAGGGACCTCCCTCCGGCGCCGCCGAGGCGTTGCGGCTCGCGCCGCTGGTGGAGGAGTGGTGGGAGGCGGGCGCCGGCAGCGCCCAGATCCGGGCGGCCCTGACCGACGGGCTGCCGCGCCGCCTGTACTCGGCCGCCGCCATCGTCGAGAACCGTCTGCAACGCAAGCGCCCTTCCGGGGCGGGGGCGCCCGAGCCGGTCACGACCGTCGAGGCCGAGCTCCGCAGGCCCGGCGCCGCCGCGTACCGCGAGGCCGCGTGGCGGGCGGCGGGTGGCGGGATCGCCCGTGCGCTGCCGAGGGGGCAGGCGGCGCCCGCGTAGGCCCGCCCGTGATGACCCGCGAAGACTCCCGGCCGCACACCCGTGTCGTCGGGTCAACCCAACCGAGAGGAACGCGATGACCGCATTGCTCGAACGGGCCGAGACGGTATACCGCAGGTATACTGCCGTCATGGCTGACACCACCGTCAAGGTCGACCCCGCTGTCCGTGACCGCCTCATGGTGCTCGCCCGCGAGCGCGGCATGACCATGCGTGATCTGATCGCCGAGCTGGCCGGAGCCACGCCCACGCAGGAGGAGTTGCGGAAGCGGTACGAGGAGACCAAGGCGTACTGCGAGACGCACTTCGGTGTGACGCTCACGGACGAGGACCACGACAGGGTGGAGAAGGTCTGGCAGGACCTTGAGGCCGGTCGGCCCGTGGACAGCCTGTGAGTGCGGCACGGCCGGGGTCGACCGGCGTCGTGTTCGACGAGTCCGCCCTGCTGGCTCTGGGGTCGGGGAACTCGCTCGCCTCGCAGTTCGTCGCGAACACCGAGCACGGGCCGACACGGCACGTCTACGTTCCCGCGCTCTGTCTGGCGGCCGCGGACGGTATGCGTAAGGGCCTCGCAGAGCACGTGGGCGCTCTGCCCGCCGTCGAGATCGTCGAGCTGGACTTCGCGGGTGCGTCCACGGTGGGCGCCTTGCTGCGCGACGGCGTGGAGTGGCGACTCGGCCACGCCATCCACCTGTCCCGGCCGACGGTCGACTGGCCGGACGGTCGGCACGTCGTGACCGTCGACCCGGACAGGTACGCCGACATGCCGCTCGTACGCACGATCAGGCTGCCTCACCAGCGCTGACCCGAGTGAGGGCACTCGCCCGGCGGGCGCCCTCCCCGCGTACTGCGGACCCCTCGGCCGAAGGCGTACCCGTCAGCTGAAGATGATCATCGACCCCTGCGCCAGACTCCGCGTAGCCGCCGCATGCAGCCCCAGCCACACGTGCCGCTCGCGGGAGAAGGGGCTGGGGTCGTAGGGAGCGGGTACGGCAGGCTCCTCCAGCTCCGTGGGGCCCAGCGGAGCGTCCGGTGGTGCCGGGGGGTTGGCCGGGTCGATGCCGAGCGAGGGGCCCACGAACTCCAGTTCCCGCAACAGTGTCTGGGACGAGCCCAACGGGCCGCCGCCCGCGAGGAGTTCGTCGTTGGAGAGCGGGTGCGGGAAGTCGACGGGGACGTACGCGCCCGCGTGGTCGTAGTGCCAGACGAGGTGCGACTGCTTGGCCGTCGACTCGAACATCTCCAGCAACTGCTCGTAGTCGCCGCCCAGTTCGTCCACCGGCGTCACCGGCAGCCCGCACACCTGGAGCAGGTAGGCGCGGCGCAGGAAGTGCAGCGCGTCGTAGTCGAAGCCCGCCACCGGGGCGACCTCGCCGGACAGTCCCGGCATGTACTGGTACACCGGCACCGGCGGGAGCCCGGCCTCGGCGAGCACCTTGTTGTACTGCGCGAGTTCCTCGGCGAACGGGTTGTCCGGGGTGTGGCACAACACGTCCACAAGCGGCACCAGCCACAGGTCACAGGCCAAAGGTCAGCTCCTCGGATACTCGCGGCGCGCGGTTGTTGTCACAGGGGTCAGGACAGTGGTCAGAACATGTGGTCAGGACCGGGGTCGGAACATGTGGTCAGGACCAGGGTCGGAACATGCGGTCAGGACAGTGGTCAGAAGATGCGGTCAGGACAGTGGTCAGGGCAGGGTAATCGGTACGGCCATCAGCGCGCTGCGGTCGTGCACAGTGCGCCGCAAGTCGTGCAGGTCCCATACCCGACCGCGTTCCGCTCACCCGGCGGCGAGCCCTTCGATCAGCGCCAGGGCGTGCGCGTTGTACTCGGCGACGATCGACCGGGCGCGCGCGGTGTCGCGGCACGCGAGGGCGTCCACCAGCTCGGTGTACCCGCACCACAGCCGGCCACGCAGTTCGGTCAGCCGGCGCAGGTGCTGCACGGTGCACACCCAGGTCTGCACGCGCAGCCGCTGCAGGAAGTCGGCGAGGTAGGGGTTGCCGAACTGGGTGCTCAGCTCGCGCCAGAAGCGCAGGTCGTAGCCGATCAGGACGGTGAGGTCACCGGCGGCGGCCGCGCGCTGCGCCTCCTCGCCGCGTCGGCGCACTCCCGCGACGGCGTTGGCGGTACGGGGGTCGTCGAGGTCCCGGTAGCCCTTGTGGCCGCTGTCCAGCGCCAGGAACATCCCCTCGATGACCAGGCTGCGGGCGTCGAGCATGCCCCGGAAGTCCTCCACGGAGTACTCGTGCACGCGGAAGCCCCGGTGCTGGTCGGCCTCCAGCAGCCCCTGCGCGGACAGGTCGACCAGCGCCTCGCGCACGGGCGTCGCCGAGACGCCGTACTGCTCGGCGATCTCCTTCACCGTGAACTCCTGCCCCGGTTGCAGCCGCCCGGCCAGCACCTCGTCGCGAAGCGCGTCGGCGATCTGCTGCCGCAGGGTGCTGCGGGTCACAGCGGCGTTGCCGCTGGTGCCGGGCATGGTCGGGGCGTCTCCCTCGTCGCGATCGGGTGGCGTACACGTACGTACACGTATATGTCTACGAGCACGCCACCTTACGCGTTCGAGTCGCCCCGGTACCTGCTACTTACGCCCTCCCTGAATCGGGCGTACCCACCGGCTCGTCCGGCCCCGGCCCCGCGGCCGTCTACTCCGTGTACTCGTCCGCCACCGACAGCGCCGCGTCCAGCGCCGCCAGCCCTTCCTTCAGCTCCGCCTCGCTCACGTTGCACGGCGGCACGACATGCGTCCGGTTCATGTTGATGAACGGCCACAGCCCCTGCTTCTTCGCGGCGGCCCCGAAGGCGGCCATCGCGGCATTCGCGTCACCGGCCGCGTTGTACGGCACCAGCGGCTCCCGCGTCTGCCGGTTCTTCACCAGCTCGACGGCCCAGAACATGCCGACGCCCCGCACCTCGCCCACCGAAGGGTGCCGTTCGGCCAGCTCACGCAGCGCCGGCTCGACGACGGACGCGCCGAGGTTCGCCGCGTTCTCGACGACGCCCTCCTCGGCCATGACGTTGATCGTCGCGACGGCCGCCGCACACGCCAGCGGATGCCCGGAGTACGTCAGCCCGCCCGGGTAGGGCCGCTTGCCGAAGGTCTCCGCGATCGCCGGGGAGATGGCGACACCGCCGAGCGGCACGTACCCGGAGTTCACGCCCTTCGCGAAGGTCATCAGGTCCGGTACGACGTCGAACAGATCCGCCGCGAACCACGTACCGGTCCGTCCGAACCCGGCCATGACCTCGTCCAGGATGAAGACGATCCCGTACTTGTCGCAGATCTCGCGGACCCCGGCGAGGTAACCCGGCGGCGGGATCATGATCCCGGCCGTGCCCGGAATCGTCTCGAGGATGATCGCGGCGATCGTCCCCGGCCCCTCGAAGGCGATCGTCGTCTCCAGGTGCTCAAGGGCTCGCGCGCACTCCTGCTCCTCGGTCTCGGCGTAGAAGCGGGAGCGGTAGAGGAAGGGCGCCCAGAAGTGCACGACACCGGCCGCGGCACCGTCGGAGGCCCAGCGGCGGGGGTCACCGGTGAGGTTGATCGCCTGCTGGGTGCCGCCGTGGTACGAGCGGTACGCCGACAGCACCTTCGGCCGCCCGGTGTGCAGCCGGGCCATCCGTACCGCGTGCTCCACGGCGTCGGCACCGGCGTTGGTGAAGAAGATCTTGTCCAGGTCGCCGGGTGTCCGTTCGGCGATCAGTCGTGCCGCCTCCGACCGGGCCTCGATCGCGAAGGCGGGCGCGAAGGTGGTCAGCGTCGCGGCCTGCTCCTGTATCGCGGCGACGACCTTCGGGTGCTGGTAGCCGATGTTGGTGTAGACGAGCCCGCTGGTGAAGTCGAGGTACCGCTTGCCGTCGTAGTCCCAGAAGTACGACCCCTCGGCGCCTGCGACGGCGAGCGGGTCGATGAGCTCTTGCGCGGACCAGGAGTGGAAGACGTGCGCACGGTCCGCGGCCTTCACGGCGGCGCCGACTTCGGGGTTTGGCTGAGGGGTCATGCGCCCGAGCGTAAATGTCCGGGATGCGGACGCGGTATCGGCGTCCTGTCTGTGGACGGTGGGTTTCCGCGACAGGTTGTCGAAGAGCCCATCAGTTGACAGGGCGCTGTCGAAATGACAGGATGCTGTCATCTAGGGAGATGGTGACAGCCCGAGGAGGCAACCATGAACCGCAAGCCCGTGTATCTCGCCGTCTACGACACGCTCGCCGACTGGGAGACGGGGCACGCGACGGCCTATCTCGCCCGCGCCGGATACGAGATCCGGACGGTCGGCCCGACCCGCGAACCGGTGACCTCCGTCGGCGGCCTGCGCATCCAGCCCGACCTGGCCCTGGACGACGTACGGCCTGAAGACAGCTCCCTGCTGATCCTCCCGGGCGCCGATCTGTGGGACACAGGTGACGACCTGGCCCCCGTCGCCCGCAAGGCCCGCGCCTTCCTGGACGCCGGCGTGCCCGTCGCCGCCATCTGCGGGGCCACCGCCGGGCTCGCGCGCGAGGGCCTGCTCGACGACCGGGACCACACCAGCGCGGTCTCCTTCTACCTGGCCGCGACGGGCTACGGCGGCGGCGAGCGGTACGTCGACGCGGACGCCGTGACCGACCGGGGCCTGATCACCGCCGGACCCACCGAGCCCGTCGCGTTCGCCCGCGAGATCTTCGGTCTCCTCGGGGTGTACGAGGGGGAGGTGCTGGACGCCTGGTACCGGCTGTTCCACGACTCCGACGCGGAGGCGTACGCCGTACTGGAGAAGGCGGGGACGCGGCAGTGAGCCGGGAGCGTCAGGACCTGCTCAGCCGCAGCGCGCTCGGGGTCTTCCGGCTGAACGGCCAGTTCCTGGCCGTGGCGGAGGAGTTGGCGCGCCCGGCCGGTCTGACCGCCGCCTGGTGGCAGGTGCTGGGCGCGGTGCTCGGCGAGCCGCTGCCCGTGTCCGGCATCGCCCGCGCGATGGGCATCACGCGGCAGAGCGTGCAGCGCATAGCCGACCTGCTGGTGGACAAGGGGCTCGCCGAATACCGCCCCAACCCGGCCCACCGCCGCGCGAAGCTCCTGGCGCCGACGGGGGAGGGGCGGGCGGCGGTGTCCCGGATCAACCCCGGGCATGCGGCGTTCGCCGACCGGCTGGTGGAGGCGTACGGGGACGAGGCCGAACTGGCGGACGCCGTACGGGTCCTGGAACGGCTGTCGAAGGTGCTGGACGAGGTGGGTCCGCCTGTTACGGAACCGATCGAGCCCGTTACGGAACCGTAGACGACGCCCAGGTCACCGCGCGGTGGGCCCGCACTATCCTCGGGCTGTTGCTGACGTGTGGGGGGAAGGCGGCGCGGCCATGGAGAAACTGGGGCCGGGGGATCCGCAGCGCATCGGCTCGTACCGGCTGCTGGCGCGGCTCGGGGCGGGCGGGATGGGGCAGGTGTACGTGGCCCGGTCGGACCGGGGGCGTACGGTCGCCGTCAAGCTGGTGCGGGAGGAACTGGCCGCGCAGGACGAGTTCCGGGCGCGGTTCCGGCAGGAGGTGCGGGCCGCGCGGCGGGTCGGCGGGTACTGGACGGCGCCGGTGCTGGACGCGGACACGGAGGCGGCGGTGCCGTGGGTCGCCACGGGGTACGTCGCCGGGCCCAGCCTCCAGCAGGTCGTGGGCCACGACCACGGGGCGCTGCCGGAACGCTCGGTACGCATCCTGGCGGCGGGGCTGGCGCACGCGCTGGGGGACATCCACGCGGCCGGGATCGTCCACCGGGACCTCAAGCCGTCCAACGTGCTGGTGACCATCGACGGCCCCCGGGTCATCGACTTCGGTATCGCGCGGGCGTTGGAGACGGTGACGGACGGCGGCCTCACCCGCACCGGCGCGCTCGTCGGTTCGCCGGGCTTCATGGCGCCGGAACAGGTGCGGGGCGACCGCATCACACCGGCCTGCGACATCTTCTGTCTCGGCTCGGTCCTCGCCTACGCGGCCACCGGCAGACTCCCCTTCGGCACGGCCAACAGCGGCGTCCACGCCCTGATGTTCCGCATCGCCCAAGAGGAACCGGACCTTCAGGGCGTCCCCGAGGGCATCGCCGACCTGGTCCGCGCCTGCCTGAGGAAGGACCCGACGGCAAGACCGTCCCTGCACCACATCCTGGACCGCACGGGTGCGGAGGACACGGTGTCCGGGGGCCGCTCCAGGGAGCCGTGGCTGCCGAGCGCGCTGGTGGCGCAACTGGGGCGGCATGCGGTGCGGTTGCTGGATACGGAGGACCCGGAGGCGGATGGTGCGTCGGGGGCGCCGGACGACGGTGGCGTGCCTGCCGGAGGGCCGGCTCCCGCCGGGCCGGG
The nucleotide sequence above comes from Streptomyces sp. NL15-2K. Encoded proteins:
- a CDS encoding type 1 glutamine amidotransferase family protein, giving the protein MNRKPVYLAVYDTLADWETGHATAYLARAGYEIRTVGPTREPVTSVGGLRIQPDLALDDVRPEDSSLLILPGADLWDTGDDLAPVARKARAFLDAGVPVAAICGATAGLAREGLLDDRDHTSAVSFYLAATGYGGGERYVDADAVTDRGLITAGPTEPVAFAREIFGLLGVYEGEVLDAWYRLFHDSDAEAYAVLEKAGTRQ
- a CDS encoding adenylosuccinate synthase codes for the protein MPALVLLGAQWGDEGKGKATDLLGGSVDYVVRYQGGNNAGHTVVVGDQKYALHLLPSGILSPGCTPVIGNGVVVDPSVLLSELSGLNERGVDTSKLLISGNAHIITPYNVTVDKVTERFLGKRKIGTTGRGIGPTYADKINRVGIRVQDLYDESILTQKVEAALDVKNQILTKLYNRRAIAVDQVVEELLGYAAKIEPYVADTVLVLNQALEQDKVVLFEGGQGTLLDIDHGTYPFVTSSNPTAGGACTGAGVGPTKISRVIGILKAYTTRVGAGPFPTELFDEDGEALRRIGGERGVTTGRDRRCGWFDAVIARYATRVNGLTDFFLTKLDVLTGWEEIPVCVAYEIDGKRVEELPYSQSDFHHAKPVYETLPGWSEDITKAKTFADLPKNAQDYVKALEEMSGAPISAIGVGPGRDETIEINSFV
- a CDS encoding aspartate aminotransferase family protein, translated to MTPQPNPEVGAAVKAADRAHVFHSWSAQELIDPLAVAGAEGSYFWDYDGKRYLDFTSGLVYTNIGYQHPKVVAAIQEQAATLTTFAPAFAIEARSEAARLIAERTPGDLDKIFFTNAGADAVEHAVRMARLHTGRPKVLSAYRSYHGGTQQAINLTGDPRRWASDGAAAGVVHFWAPFLYRSRFYAETEEQECARALEHLETTIAFEGPGTIAAIILETIPGTAGIMIPPPGYLAGVREICDKYGIVFILDEVMAGFGRTGTWFAADLFDVVPDLMTFAKGVNSGYVPLGGVAISPAIAETFGKRPYPGGLTYSGHPLACAAAVATINVMAEEGVVENAANLGASVVEPALRELAERHPSVGEVRGVGMFWAVELVKNRQTREPLVPYNAAGDANAAMAAFGAAAKKQGLWPFINMNRTHVVPPCNVSEAELKEGLAALDAALSVADEYTE
- a CDS encoding GntR family transcriptional regulator, translating into MPGTSGNAAVTRSTLRQQIADALRDEVLAGRLQPGQEFTVKEIAEQYGVSATPVREALVDLSAQGLLEADQHRGFRVHEYSVEDFRGMLDARSLVIEGMFLALDSGHKGYRDLDDPRTANAVAGVRRRGEEAQRAAAAGDLTVLIGYDLRFWRELSTQFGNPYLADFLQRLRVQTWVCTVQHLRRLTELRGRLWCGYTELVDALACRDTARARSIVAEYNAHALALIEGLAAG
- a CDS encoding LacI family DNA-binding transcriptional regulator, translating into MTSAAAAPGSPGSSPAGRARLADVAALAGVSVGTASKALNGGGRMRPETRQRVLDAVATLGFRPNQHAQSLHTGRSWTVGLMTTDGIGRFSTPVLLGAEDALGAGKISVLLCDTRGDAIREQHHLRNLIDRRVDGIIVTGRRTDPRSPLTGISGLEAIPVVYALSPSTDLADTSVVSDDRGGAQLAVEHLLSAGRTRFAHVTGPEHHAAARDRARHGVEHLEGAGFGLSTGRVHFGEWSEAWGRRAADAVLRTAPDTDAFFCGNDQIARGVADTLRERGVNVPGDIAIVGYDNWDTMALASRPPLTTIDMSLAEIGRIAALRLLEAIDAEGPAPGMHTVPCRLVVREST
- a CDS encoding beta-L-arabinofuranosidase domain-containing protein, which encodes MPRTHSALPPTGPVRLGPDARAALRPATAGITAGFWHTRREVNTRTSLPQGPELLESAGNLHNLRLAAGTAEGEFQGAYPFVDTDVYKWLEAASWQLAQEPAGDLRAHVDRLIALVAEAQQPDGYLNTWFQVVKGGERYQDLRWGHELYCAGHLIQAAVAHHRATGRPELLDVARKFADHVDSVFGPPGSGKPIDGIDGHPEIETALVELHRETGERRYLDLAAYFVDRHGHGLLGGEAYCQDRVPVREATNVEGHAVRQLYLLAAAADLATETGDEELRAAAERLWHAMATTKTHLTGGLGAHHSGEDFGDPYELPNERAYCETCAAIASVQWSWRMALLTGEARYSDLIERTLYNGFLAGVSLDGERWLYVNPLQIRDGHTDPGGDKSARRTRWFRCACCPPNVMRLLASLEHYLASSDDDGLQIHQYVTGRYESDLAVIGAETDYPWHGTIALTVEDTPTDRPWTLSLRIPQWCREFRVRCGEETYDGPVADGWLRLHRTWAPGDKVVLELALEPRLTTADPRVDAVRGCVAIERGPLVHCLEGADHPGGGLDDIVIDTTRPLAVKHRPDLLGGVTTVVAAGRRRGVPDAGWWPYGPADDASPRRQDGELVELTAIPYYAWANRENGSMRVWLPTS
- a CDS encoding RICIN domain-containing protein, with the translated sequence MSTADGAKALIWGDNGTADHVWQLIPARDGFYKIANYNSGLLLGVDQMSTSPGAQVLQWSDNGTADHLWRLTSR